The DNA window aggtaatcttcgatataacgtacccccgatataacgtacactcgatataacgtcactcgatatagcgtacatttttccccgttataacgtacactttgaaaaataattttaattttggtagttattacaaaataatttactaaatcGTAATGATCATTTATGTAGGGATGGCATTATTGTATGGAGTTTAATTTTATCAGCTAGAGGCATTAATTATTGTTTTCCCTACTTTGCACTATCCTCAGAATTCTCCCGAGGTATTGGATGATATTGAGTTATTGAGGTtttagcacagagaacagacgttgaagctgaactcgctatgttgtgataactttttactgttcattttgaataactttggaatgtcgacgttatcccgtgcattattagcgctagcgtcatcaaaaaatgccactgtgcgctagtgtcgttatgcatgcaagagcataccagcgccatcgtgttgtcaaaatgagattgtgagttgcaatgtcgacgtcggtggcgttgaggttcggtgtgtttgtttacacatgttttgcaagaaattttgttcgagccttcatgtctgttctctgtggttttaGGCATGTCTAGTTGATATTAGTCAAAGTCAGAATTGATGACGGGTTGTTTTCAGGTCTAAGTCAGCTAATGTCGAGTGAAGTAATGGTATTGTAAATCCAGGCTTGAAATGTGTAccagattattttaaaattaatcctagaggaaattcccggagaagctcccaaaataatttctggcgaattttgtagaggaattcctgtaggaaattctAAAAGAGTTCCAAAAAGAAACTCCGAATtagttcttcaaaaaaatctgattgaattcatgaagggattaaaagaaactgaataaattttcgtAACGAATTCGTAAAGTGATTTCTATTTTAAAGAATGTCCAATGGTATTTTTAAACGAACTCTTAAAAGAATCTCCGAATGAGTTTCTTGAAtatattttcaagaaattcctaaaggtatTTAGGAAGGAACTCGAAATAGAATttgtgaagaaattcctagatttcttcaggaatttcttcgaaattcgttCAGGAACTCTCCAAAACATCATCCCGAAAtgaatccagtaattccttcgaaaattctaccaggatttttttcggaatttcccttaCACATTAGTTCAATACTTTCACATCGTAttctttctttaatttctttcaagaaaatcctAAGACCTCCGGACccccttcggaaactccttgagCAACACTCTTAGCAACACAATcatcccaggaatttctcaaaaaatctatatacataaaaatgaatttctgtctgtctgacccttatagactcggaaactactgaaccgattggcgtgaaaatttacatgcagaggtttttggggtcggggaaggttcttaagatggtttgagacccctcccccttttggaaaggggggctcccatacaaatggaacacacatttctgcttaactcgagagctaatcagagaataaatcaattttaggcgaaacaaagttcgtcgggtctgctagttctAGAATAAAAGTGATGAGCGTTTccgaaaattcttgaaaatgtaGTCTAATGCGTTAATTGTTTGTAAATGGCAGGTAAAACTCGTCTCGTAGGTTTTCCCAGTACTTTAGCAACTACAGAGAGCAGGGCATGATTAGCCTCCACCACCCTGTAAGACCGCATCGAACTACTCACCATagtcctccaacccaacaccagaAGTACCTTCGTTAAGTAGCCATTAAGGGGTTGCGTAATTGGGTCGATACTAAATAATGTAATTGGGTCGATACTATGAGACGAGGTCACTGACTTGAAAAAGGAGGTCATGAGCCTGGGATGCGGTCACTATTCCAAAGTATTTTGAAGCGAACGGATGTTACAAAGTTACCAAAGTTGGAAGTTGAAGAGTAGAGAGAAAGTACTTGGGACAAGAGAAGGCGTTGAGGACAACCTCACGGTCTTTACGTTGAAAACCCCAGCAAGAACCGCCGTAATTCCCATGTCCCGTAGTCGGGCTAATCCGGCATTGTTTCCGCTGATAGTCGATCGCTCTTCTTATTGGTCGAGTTGTAACGAAGCAAGAAGCGAGGAAAATCTCCAAGCCAACCGGCTATACCACCGGTAAGCCCGCACAGCCAcaaaaggaaggaaggaagaagaggaaggAAAGAGTGATGCAGTGCTGTGAGGAAGGCCAGGGCTCTTAAGACAGGTTAACTAGttgggatttctttgaaaaatcatcgggaaacaacttcggaaataaattcaaaaattattttaatatttcttctcaatgtttcttcgaaaagaatgaattttaagaattacttcagaatctacctaatgagttccttcggaattcaaaacttcttcctggatttttttaggaaattcttcgaatcattcatttagaaatatattcacaaattccttttaaacattatccggaaaaaccttccgaaactcctttagaaagatctacggaaaatattttagtaattctttcggatattccttaaaaaaattctttggagattcgttctggaattcctttacaaattccttcggaaaattattaatggtttgaaaattcgcttaggaatttcttcggaagttgcttttttttgggaattcattgaggagttccttcaggaattccaccggaaatcccTATGGAGATTCTTTCGTAAAtaccttaggaaatttcttcagaaattcctgttaTCGTCAAACTCAATttctgaattaaaataaaaaacccaacttaattcaccgagtagtgatactgcctttctcgcatttatccaagacaccaaccttatatggtgctaatatggttcgatgtaccattttctttataacgtTTAAACGCAAagatcgatcgttatcaaattcaatagtgatcaactaggctttgccccctgtcgaatgaaacttgttgcgaggatatcggttgaggattactataagaaaagttgtctgatatttttcttagcttttgtgcacacacatacacacggacagacagacatgtgctcagtttgtcgagctgagtcgattggtatataacactatgggtctccgaggttgctataaaaagttcgttttcgttgtgaaatgatagcctttcggtacaactttgttgtacgagaaaggcaaaaagacgttaataaaaatttaaatacatcaggattttctaaaaagtcctccagaaattcgtttagaactttctccagctATTATTTCAGATCTTTCTACAAGAAATTAATTTGGATATTCCTCAGTTCTTTCAgcaactctttcagaaatttcttcggaaattcctatggatttttcttcagaatttccagaatttctttaaacgtttctcatgaaattcctttagaatgtttttcggtaataccagcggaaaatgcttcggagaattcttttgatttttaggcattcctttggaaaatagtTTGGAAATACCGTTTGGAATTTCTTGGCATATCCCTTTGAGAAATCTTTGactttttcgttgaaaattctattaaaaattCCTATAAACAGTTTgttgaaaattcattcaaggaagtaataaaatttctggaagaatacatccaacaaaatatcggatagaattcaggtattttgtatgatttaattgaagaaaagaattcctaaaggaatctctgaaaaaattatcaaaggaatttcctatgcaaaaatcataaaattctccagacttttattcaggaacttctctagaaattccatcggaaatttcgaataaaattggTAATTACCCTGATATCAgctttttttcagaataatgttggcgtatataattaaatatttatgaaCATATTCAATTTGGCGAGTCACGTGCCCATCGTGCCCTAGTTTAAATCCACAAAAGATCGCGgatactcaataaataaaacaaacggTGCAACGAAAAGCAAGCCTTGTGTTTCCAGTGCCTCTTAGCTTCTTATTTCCTGTACTTTATATAGAAATAAAATGACGAATACAATTCTTCGGGCCATTTTTCTTAGCAACAAACAAGTTGGTAGGAATTGTTCACAAGAAAAGCTGTTTCATACTGCTAGCTGagcattatataaaaaaaaaattcacccataaagtacatgatagtacaacatttaagtagtgtaaaataaggatgattactcatgcttcgatataacgtacaaacttgaaatcgatatgtacgttatatcgaagtttacctgtactattatcacagagaacagacgttgaagctgaactcgctatgttgtgataactttttactgttcattttgaataactttggaatgtcgaaGTTATCCCGTGCATTAttagcgctagcgtcatcaaaaaatgccactgtgcgctagtgtcgttatgcatgcaagagcataccagcgccatcgtgttgtcaaaatgagattgtgagttgcaatgtcgacgtcggtggcgttgaggttcggtgtgtttgtttacacatgttttgcaagaaattttgttcgagcctccatgtctgttctctgtgctattATGTTGCTGTTTTTGccaaattttatttgctaattatttaatacatgagttacctccttagccgtgcggtaagacgcgcggctacaaagcaagaccatgctgagggtggctgggttcgattcccggtaccggtctaggcaattttcggattggaaattgtctcgacttctctgggcatacaagtatcaacgtgttagcctcatgatatacgaatgcaaaaatggtaacttggcttagaaacctcgcagttaataactgtggaagtgcttaatgaacactaagctgcgaggcggctctgtcccagtgtggggatgtaatgccaataagaagaagaagaagatgagttACCAACCCACCACGTCACATCAAGTTGGCAACGATAAAACACAAAACATCCTACAAACACTATTGGAGAATCTACGTTGATTTCACTATCAGATGGCGCTACGAGCAAAATGTCATCGGTTATTTTTGTTTCTGTCGCCGTGCGTTAATTTTTTAGGAACAAGAAACAAAATTGtgatttattaaataaataacaagTAGTTCGTTAAAGTTTGGCAAAAATCGGAAAGGAAAAACACTGTTCGTTAACATGGTGAGTAACCAGCTTTTGAAGATCATACATAAATTActtattttcttgtttttttaaaGGGCTATAAACAGCGGATCGGGAAGCTCAAATGCATTGTTCCGGACTGCGAAGCTTGGAGTTGCGGCACAACCACATCGTTTTTTCCAGTTcctcccagatccagcagtgcATTTAGAAAATGGAGCAAATACATGAAACTGTCAGGAATGCGACAGGAAAGGATTTGTCAGGCTCACTTCAAAACGCGTGACTTTATTCGCTGTAAGTAATCAGATCTCAAATTGAagttcaatgaatcgcctgctttgagcgtgcttacagcggcacacaaggagttaactttctgaaatcagtatggcgaaaggcatctaaggttcgatttctcaaaattaagcactttcatcaaaaaaatatttggtaggcatggtagcggacaccttcctacataatcggtaccaaatagtttttcatgaaaagtttcttgtTTTGataaaacccgcgttagatgactttcgccatacaaatttctggcggttaactcttgctggctattttgcgcatatactatagcgcctggatgtgacagcggcgagtagaaaatcagccactgccaataattcattgatctACGAAAATAATCTATTATAGACTCGAATCGAAAACTGAAACGCTGGGCGGTTCCGTCTGTCAACATTCCCAAAACCAGAGTGAAATTAATTGCTAAAGCCAGCTGCTGCATATCGGGATGCCGCACAAGAAGGCAGCGCAATCTGTTCCCTTTCCCTACATCAACGAAGCCAAAACTACTCGATCTTTGGAGGGGAGTATTGCTGACCACTGATGACGTATTTGCCCCCGGTTTGAGAATTTGCGAGAAACATTTTAAAACCAGCGATTTTCTATCAGGTAACTTCATTGCACATACATATTTATAAATAACGTGCCTTGattgatttttgttattattttgtagTGCACTCTCTGTATTTACGACCGTGTGCCGTTCCGTCGATTGGAGTGAAGCGATTTGTCAGGAAACCTCATAAGACAGACCACATCAACGTGCTTCAGGATCACACATATTGTCGAAGTCTAGCTAAGTCAGGAGGATGTCGTGTGTGCAAAGTGAAAGACTGTAAATCCTTGCACAGCTTTCCAAAAACTCATGAACGTTTCATCGAGTGGAAACACATTCTCAAGATGAAAAATGTCAGGAAGAGTTCTAAAGTTTGCAGTCTACACTTCTCAAAGTCTGACTATATACCaggtaaataataaataattatattaATTTAAACATATGGGTTTATGGCATCTTGGGACGGCGATTAAAACGGCAGATTTGACAAGAAATATATGTGTGGGATAACTAATCAAATCCTGCCGTTTACAATGGCGCTTCCCTGCATTGCATAGGGGGTTTAACGACTCATTGCGgaatttattataaaaaatacTTTTGTCTGTGTTATATAATTAAATGATATTCTACTATCTTTTCTTACAGGAGGAAAACATTTGAAGAAAAATGCGATTCCATCCAGAAATCTGCCTGAGGACAACGAGTTTTTTAAGCATAATCCGTACGACCTATCTCGAGTTTCATATCGTCGAGAGAAATTAATGCAAGAGTGACTTTGTGCGAACCATGCCCAACTATTTCACCCACTGGAACAGCTGAAAACAATGATGTCAAATCCCCGACGACCCAGAATATCATTGACGAAAATGCTATTCATtcatgaggcattccacgggggcatgtcagtcgatcctgagcgaccatttcgaaaatatttgaaactctgcacagtttttcaatttcatctaaatcgtcatttttcgatatcaaatcttcatattgagtcacgactaacttttcaaaagggtgtatgtgaaaatggttcaaaaatatttaaaaagctgcacagcaaaaacggaatgttcgattgttatgattttttcagcaaagttagacaactaaatggtgattcttaagaaaatgtgcacagtaaaaaaaaattttttttgcctttaaaaatatcatttttgtcacaaaaactcaaatatctcaaaaccctatcttttttcgaacgtaatttttttagggaaaacggtccattatattagctatctaccataaaaatttggtgatggtaaactaataaacaaaataaaaagttatgacatttcaaacatttcacaattttcacatttagtaaaaaaaaatttttttctatgtaagttatttcgagaattgcagtttgatgcagattttattgttaagggacgtgatttaaacaagttgttttcatgatattttgatttaattattcatagcatctataagaaacttagacacgatccagtgttgtgatcaaaagcaCTAGCGTGCACAGCGATCATGTGAAGGGGGGGCACGGAATGACAAAGGTGCAGAATAGTTCAAAGTGGTGGCGTGGTGCGAGGTGCGAAAGGTGCATAATGCAATAAAAGGTATCTGGTAATAATAGCTTATCAGATGGTGTAAAAATGATCCAACAGAAAAAGGTGCAAGGAGATATTGATGAAAGAAAGAGCTTTTCGAACAAATCACCCCACCGACAGAGTGTTCTGTTTAGTTTCACAATAATATTAAGGTGGTAAACTCAATCAACCTTGCTAAATATGTACAAAAACACCTTTGCAAAataccgcctgaaacgtgaagcagcaaaagttGGACGACAGGGCTCGTCTGAGAAACAGCATTACGTTAGACGAGGATattttcgaggtggtcgatgaattagTCTTGAATCTTGGATCCTTCCCAGCCAAAACAAAGTCGCATATGTTAGCaaataagtgtacaaggtggagcgatataggcgcattcctccatttgactgcatgcaaagtgcacttatatggcctccactttgtacacttccCAGGTAACCATAAGCATTAAAATAAGCTA is part of the Armigeres subalbatus isolate Guangzhou_Male unplaced genomic scaffold, GZ_Asu_2 Contig1255, whole genome shotgun sequence genome and encodes:
- the LOC134202531 gene encoding uncharacterized protein LOC134202531, with translation MGYKQRIGKLKCIVPDCEAWSCGTTTSFFPVPPRSSSAFRKWSKYMKLSGMRQERICQAHFKTRDFIRYSNRKLKRWAVPSVNIPKTRVKLIAKASCCISGCRTRRQRNLFPFPTSTKPKLLDLWRGVLLTTDDVFAPGLRICEKHFKTSDFLSVHSLYLRPCAVPSIGVKRFVRKPHKTDHINVLQDHTYCRSLAK